The proteins below are encoded in one region of Engystomops pustulosus chromosome 8, aEngPut4.maternal, whole genome shotgun sequence:
- the SEPTIN12 gene encoding septin-12 isoform X5 produces MYCGYSRHTDLSPGTDVVIGSSRMEELRAAEDARMCEDLGREPFGYVGIDSVLDQMKRKAMKYGFEFNIMVVGQSGLGKSTLVNTLFKSKVIRKAPGAGIPKTLEMKAVSQVIEERGMEMRLTVIDTPGFGDQINNQNCWDPIIKYINEQYEKYLREEILVNRKRRIPDSRIHSCIYFIPPTGHWLRPLDLEFMKRLGRIVNVVPVIAKADTLTLEEREEFKQRIRSDLQTHGISVYPQPELDEDPTEALLNDKIRDKIPFAVVGTDEEHQVNGRRVLGRKTKWGIIEVENSSHCEFADLRDLLIRSNLQDLKDITHNIHYESYRVGRLNEKMNGAPSQLKDPSGL; encoded by the exons ATGTATTGTGGATACAGTAGGCATACAG ATCTGAGCCCGGGGACAGACGTTGTGATCGGCAGCagcaggatggaggagctgcGAGCAGCAGAAGACGCCAGGATGTGCGAGGACCTGGGCCGCGAGCCCTTCGGATATGTCGGCATCGACTCGGTGCTGGACCAGATGAAGCGCAAGGCCATGAAATACGGCTTTGAGTTTAACATCATGGTGGTGG GTCAGAGCGGTTTGGGCAAATCCACACTTGTGAATACTCTCTTCAAGTCCAAGGTGATCCGCAAAGCTCCCGGAGCCGGCATTCCCAAGACTCTGGAAATGAAAGCCGTCAGTCAAG TGATCGAGGAGAGAGGGATGGAGATGAGGCTCACCGTGATCGACACCCCAGGATTCGGAGACCAGATCAATAATCAGAACTG TTGGGACCCGATTATCAAGTACATCAACGAGCAATATGAGAAATACCTGAGAGAGGAGATCCTGGTCAACCGCAAGCGCCGAATCCCAGACTCCCGGATTCACAGCTGCATCTACTTCATCCCCCCCACAGGACACTG GCTGAGGCCGCTGGACTTGGAATTCATGAAACGTCTGGGCCGGATCGTGAATGTAGTTCCCGTCATCGCAAAGGCCGATACGCTGACATTGGAGGAGCGAGAGGAGTTCAAGCAGAGG ATACGGAGTGACCTGCAGACCCATGGAATCAGTGTGTACCCCCAACCGGAGCTGGACGAAGACCCCACAGAGGCTTTACTAAACGACAAGATCCGG GACAAGATCCCTTTCGCTGTCGTTGGAACAGATGAGGAGCATCAAGTAAACGGCAGGAGGGTCCTGGGGCGCAAGACCAAGTGGGGCATCATAGAAG TGGAGAACTCGTCGCACTGCGAATTCGCCGATCTGAGGGATTTGCTGATCAG GTCCAACCTGCAGGACCTGAAGGACATCACCCACAACATCCACTACGAGTCGTATCGAGTCGGCCGGCTGAACGAGAAGATGAACGGCGCCCCGTCCCAGCTGAAGGACCCGTCCGGGTTATGA
- the SEPTIN12 gene encoding septin-12 isoform X3, giving the protein MGNSVYVPWWPSTSSHLDIGHQTMEQGDFTTDLSPGTDVVIGSSRMEELRAAEDARMCEDLGREPFGYVGIDSVLDQMKRKAMKYGFEFNIMVVGQSGLGKSTLVNTLFKSKVIRKAPGAGIPKTLEMKAVSQVIEERGMEMRLTVIDTPGFGDQINNQNCWDPIIKYINEQYEKYLREEILVNRKRRIPDSRIHSCIYFIPPTGHWLRPLDLEFMKRLGRIVNVVPVIAKADTLTLEEREEFKQRIRSDLQTHGISVYPQPELDEDPTEALLNDKIRDKIPFAVVGTDEEHQVNGRRVLGRKTKWGIIEVENSSHCEFADLRDLLIRSNLQDLKDITHNIHYESYRVGRLNEKMNGAPSQLKDPSGL; this is encoded by the exons ATCTGAGCCCGGGGACAGACGTTGTGATCGGCAGCagcaggatggaggagctgcGAGCAGCAGAAGACGCCAGGATGTGCGAGGACCTGGGCCGCGAGCCCTTCGGATATGTCGGCATCGACTCGGTGCTGGACCAGATGAAGCGCAAGGCCATGAAATACGGCTTTGAGTTTAACATCATGGTGGTGG GTCAGAGCGGTTTGGGCAAATCCACACTTGTGAATACTCTCTTCAAGTCCAAGGTGATCCGCAAAGCTCCCGGAGCCGGCATTCCCAAGACTCTGGAAATGAAAGCCGTCAGTCAAG TGATCGAGGAGAGAGGGATGGAGATGAGGCTCACCGTGATCGACACCCCAGGATTCGGAGACCAGATCAATAATCAGAACTG TTGGGACCCGATTATCAAGTACATCAACGAGCAATATGAGAAATACCTGAGAGAGGAGATCCTGGTCAACCGCAAGCGCCGAATCCCAGACTCCCGGATTCACAGCTGCATCTACTTCATCCCCCCCACAGGACACTG GCTGAGGCCGCTGGACTTGGAATTCATGAAACGTCTGGGCCGGATCGTGAATGTAGTTCCCGTCATCGCAAAGGCCGATACGCTGACATTGGAGGAGCGAGAGGAGTTCAAGCAGAGG ATACGGAGTGACCTGCAGACCCATGGAATCAGTGTGTACCCCCAACCGGAGCTGGACGAAGACCCCACAGAGGCTTTACTAAACGACAAGATCCGG GACAAGATCCCTTTCGCTGTCGTTGGAACAGATGAGGAGCATCAAGTAAACGGCAGGAGGGTCCTGGGGCGCAAGACCAAGTGGGGCATCATAGAAG TGGAGAACTCGTCGCACTGCGAATTCGCCGATCTGAGGGATTTGCTGATCAG GTCCAACCTGCAGGACCTGAAGGACATCACCCACAACATCCACTACGAGTCGTATCGAGTCGGCCGGCTGAACGAGAAGATGAACGGCGCCCCGTCCCAGCTGAAGGACCCGTCCGGGTTATGA
- the SEPTIN12 gene encoding septin-12 isoform X6, translating into MEELRAAEDARMCEDLGREPFGYVGIDSVLDQMKRKAMKYGFEFNIMVVGQSGLGKSTLVNTLFKSKVIRKAPGAGIPKTLEMKAVSQVIEERGMEMRLTVIDTPGFGDQINNQNCWDPIIKYINEQYEKYLREEILVNRKRRIPDSRIHSCIYFIPPTGHWLRPLDLEFMKRLGRIVNVVPVIAKADTLTLEEREEFKQRIRSDLQTHGISVYPQPELDEDPTEALLNDKIRDKIPFAVVGTDEEHQVNGRRVLGRKTKWGIIEVENSSHCEFADLRDLLIRSNLQDLKDITHNIHYESYRVGRLNEKMNGAPSQLKDPSGL; encoded by the exons atggaggagctgcGAGCAGCAGAAGACGCCAGGATGTGCGAGGACCTGGGCCGCGAGCCCTTCGGATATGTCGGCATCGACTCGGTGCTGGACCAGATGAAGCGCAAGGCCATGAAATACGGCTTTGAGTTTAACATCATGGTGGTGG GTCAGAGCGGTTTGGGCAAATCCACACTTGTGAATACTCTCTTCAAGTCCAAGGTGATCCGCAAAGCTCCCGGAGCCGGCATTCCCAAGACTCTGGAAATGAAAGCCGTCAGTCAAG TGATCGAGGAGAGAGGGATGGAGATGAGGCTCACCGTGATCGACACCCCAGGATTCGGAGACCAGATCAATAATCAGAACTG TTGGGACCCGATTATCAAGTACATCAACGAGCAATATGAGAAATACCTGAGAGAGGAGATCCTGGTCAACCGCAAGCGCCGAATCCCAGACTCCCGGATTCACAGCTGCATCTACTTCATCCCCCCCACAGGACACTG GCTGAGGCCGCTGGACTTGGAATTCATGAAACGTCTGGGCCGGATCGTGAATGTAGTTCCCGTCATCGCAAAGGCCGATACGCTGACATTGGAGGAGCGAGAGGAGTTCAAGCAGAGG ATACGGAGTGACCTGCAGACCCATGGAATCAGTGTGTACCCCCAACCGGAGCTGGACGAAGACCCCACAGAGGCTTTACTAAACGACAAGATCCGG GACAAGATCCCTTTCGCTGTCGTTGGAACAGATGAGGAGCATCAAGTAAACGGCAGGAGGGTCCTGGGGCGCAAGACCAAGTGGGGCATCATAGAAG TGGAGAACTCGTCGCACTGCGAATTCGCCGATCTGAGGGATTTGCTGATCAG GTCCAACCTGCAGGACCTGAAGGACATCACCCACAACATCCACTACGAGTCGTATCGAGTCGGCCGGCTGAACGAGAAGATGAACGGCGCCCCGTCCCAGCTGAAGGACCCGTCCGGGTTATGA
- the SEPTIN12 gene encoding septin-12 isoform X4, whose translation MAVNGLLVCSLCLEDLTCLQFFFHNLSPGTDVVIGSSRMEELRAAEDARMCEDLGREPFGYVGIDSVLDQMKRKAMKYGFEFNIMVVGQSGLGKSTLVNTLFKSKVIRKAPGAGIPKTLEMKAVSQVIEERGMEMRLTVIDTPGFGDQINNQNCWDPIIKYINEQYEKYLREEILVNRKRRIPDSRIHSCIYFIPPTGHWLRPLDLEFMKRLGRIVNVVPVIAKADTLTLEEREEFKQRIRSDLQTHGISVYPQPELDEDPTEALLNDKIRDKIPFAVVGTDEEHQVNGRRVLGRKTKWGIIEVENSSHCEFADLRDLLIRSNLQDLKDITHNIHYESYRVGRLNEKMNGAPSQLKDPSGL comes from the exons ATGGCAGTGAATGGGTTACTGGTTTGCTCTCTGTGTCTGGAGGATCTGACATGTCTTCAGTTCTTCTTTCATA ATCTGAGCCCGGGGACAGACGTTGTGATCGGCAGCagcaggatggaggagctgcGAGCAGCAGAAGACGCCAGGATGTGCGAGGACCTGGGCCGCGAGCCCTTCGGATATGTCGGCATCGACTCGGTGCTGGACCAGATGAAGCGCAAGGCCATGAAATACGGCTTTGAGTTTAACATCATGGTGGTGG GTCAGAGCGGTTTGGGCAAATCCACACTTGTGAATACTCTCTTCAAGTCCAAGGTGATCCGCAAAGCTCCCGGAGCCGGCATTCCCAAGACTCTGGAAATGAAAGCCGTCAGTCAAG TGATCGAGGAGAGAGGGATGGAGATGAGGCTCACCGTGATCGACACCCCAGGATTCGGAGACCAGATCAATAATCAGAACTG TTGGGACCCGATTATCAAGTACATCAACGAGCAATATGAGAAATACCTGAGAGAGGAGATCCTGGTCAACCGCAAGCGCCGAATCCCAGACTCCCGGATTCACAGCTGCATCTACTTCATCCCCCCCACAGGACACTG GCTGAGGCCGCTGGACTTGGAATTCATGAAACGTCTGGGCCGGATCGTGAATGTAGTTCCCGTCATCGCAAAGGCCGATACGCTGACATTGGAGGAGCGAGAGGAGTTCAAGCAGAGG ATACGGAGTGACCTGCAGACCCATGGAATCAGTGTGTACCCCCAACCGGAGCTGGACGAAGACCCCACAGAGGCTTTACTAAACGACAAGATCCGG GACAAGATCCCTTTCGCTGTCGTTGGAACAGATGAGGAGCATCAAGTAAACGGCAGGAGGGTCCTGGGGCGCAAGACCAAGTGGGGCATCATAGAAG TGGAGAACTCGTCGCACTGCGAATTCGCCGATCTGAGGGATTTGCTGATCAG GTCCAACCTGCAGGACCTGAAGGACATCACCCACAACATCCACTACGAGTCGTATCGAGTCGGCCGGCTGAACGAGAAGATGAACGGCGCCCCGTCCCAGCTGAAGGACCCGTCCGGGTTATGA